A single Chrysemys picta bellii isolate R12L10 unplaced genomic scaffold, ASM1138683v2 scaf657, whole genome shotgun sequence DNA region contains:
- the LOC135979112 gene encoding fibrinogen-like protein 1-like protein isoform X2 — protein MKGFPKDCSNIPRDSPSGVHVIQPAGSPPRVVWCDMDTEGKGWTLVQRNSYNTEITWKESWSTYKYGFGNVQQDYWLGNEYLSLLTRQNIYKVRFVVEDKSNNTRYAEYDIFSVEDEPSGYPRRLGRYSGDGEDYLTTYHSGLGGIHDNMKFSTTDKDQDQASGNCASSYGGWWYDKCQNVLFNGKGYIYWVGFCKSGECRSSLILVKPTDVCWVRQEEPILLGSRRR, from the coding sequence ggttccccaaagactgcagcaacatccccagggacagccccagcggggtccatgtcatccagccggcaggctctccccctcgagtggtgtggtgtgacatggacaccgaaggcaaaggctggacccttgtgcagagaaattcttacaacacagagatcacctggaaggagtcctggagcacctacaagtacggctttgggaacgtgcagcaggattactggctgggcaacgagtacctgtccctgctcacgcggcagaacatctacaaggtccgctttgtggtggaggacaaatccaacaacacccgctacgcagagtacgacatcttcagtgtcgaggatgagcccagcgggtacccgcggaggctgggcaggtactctggggacggcgaggactatctcaccacctaccactccggcctggggggcatacacgacaacatgaagttcagcacgactgacaaggatcaggaccaggccagtgggaattgcgcaagtagctatggaggctggtggtacgacaagtgtcagaacgtcctgttcaatgggaaaggctacatctactgggtagggttctgtaagagtggggagtgcaggtcttccctcatcctggttaagccaacagacgtgtgctgggtccggcaggaggagcccatcctccttgggagccggcgccgctga
- the LOC135979112 gene encoding fibrinogen-like protein 1-like protein isoform X1: MKGFQSSSLLLLSALSMMALLCVAPMQGNGALAHKKVERGFPKDCSNIPRDSPSGVHVIQPAGSPPRVVWCDMDTEGKGWTLVQRNSYNTEITWKESWSTYKYGFGNVQQDYWLGNEYLSLLTRQNIYKVRFVVEDKSNNTRYAEYDIFSVEDEPSGYPRRLGRYSGDGEDYLTTYHSGLGGIHDNMKFSTTDKDQDQASGNCASSYGGWWYDKCQNVLFNGKGYIYWVGFCKSGECRSSLILVKPTDVCWVRQEEPILLGSRRR, translated from the exons ggttccagtccagctctctcctgcttctgtctgcgctgtccatgatggcgctcctttgcgtagcccccatgcagggcaacggggccctggcccacaagaaggtggagaggg ggttccccaaagactgcagcaacatccccagggacagccccagcggggtccatgtcatccagccggcaggctctccccctcgagtggtgtggtgtgacatggacaccgaaggcaaaggctggacccttgtgcagagaaattcttacaacacagagatcacctggaaggagtcctggagcacctacaagtacggctttgggaacgtgcagcaggattactggctgggcaacgagtacctgtccctgctcacgcggcagaacatctacaaggtccgctttgtggtggaggacaaatccaacaacacccgctacgcagagtacgacatcttcagtgtcgaggatgagcccagcgggtacccgcggaggctgggcaggtactctggggacggcgaggactatctcaccacctaccactccggcctggggggcatacacgacaacatgaagttcagcacgactgacaaggatcaggaccaggccagtgggaattgcgcaagtagctatggaggctggtggtacgacaagtgtcagaacgtcctgttcaatgggaaaggctacatctactgggtagggttctgtaagagtggggagtgcaggtcttccctcatcctggttaagccaacagacgtgtgctgggtccggcaggaggagcccatcctccttgggagccggcgccgctga